Part of the Zingiber officinale cultivar Zhangliang chromosome 8A, Zo_v1.1, whole genome shotgun sequence genome, gctcgttatgagctcgattatcatagttaatgGGTCTAACTCGTTAAGAGAGCTCGAGCTCATTTTCggactcgttttagagctcatttttggactcgttttaaggctcattttaatTTGCTGGCTTATTAAGCGAGCTCGAAAACTCATTTGAATAGATATTCAACAAACCtaacaactaaaataatataaactcaatACATCATTGAATATCCTAAACTACTACATTAAACTTTCAAACTCAACACAACATTGAACATGTTTACGAGCCCTttaatcgagctgagctcgagctcgaATTCACGAACTTATAAAGAGCCGAGCTCGAGTCCGAggcctataaacgaacatattCTCGAGCCCTTtcaacgagccgagctcgaactcgaGCCCGAGCTCGCGAGCCTTTAATGAACATGTTtgtgagctcacgagccgaatatccttaagctcgagcttagCTCGATAAAATTGtcaagctcgaaatcgagctcaagCTCGGCTAGATAAGCTGAACGAACGAACTCAAACGAGCTTTTTACCAAATCGAGTTCTGAATAGCCTGCGAACCATTTGGTTCATTTAAATCCCTACTTATGatgttctctctctcttttttttttaaatgtatttatcTACCGATGTGATGATAAGGGAGGGTCCACCTATCACAAGTCAATTGACACGGTattggtcaaagtcaaggcggtcaacgtcgGGCTTACGGTTATCCCGATCGGCAAAGGAGTGGTCGATCGGACATCATCCGGCCGGTCAGAGCATCATGGGTTGGTCGGCAGGAAAACGAGTCGCTTGGACCGCCCATTCAGAGCAAGGAATGACATTACATAGGAGGAGACAAGAAAGCAAAATAGAACACACCgtctatcattaaatatgaaAAAGCCAAGATAAAGAAGAATAGTACTAAATTATCATCAATGCACaaaagtcaagacaaagaagtcttcctctgacaattaatatcattaaataaggcaAATAAACAATCACAGAAAAAAGTTTAAAAGGGTATGTCAGGTATGAAAAAGGTAAGATTTATCATTTTCTTGATTACTCATTCTCTTCTTAATTTTGACTAGAGCGTTGGAGGGCCAATCTCAGGGACTCCTTCcctggtttagttttcttttgtaGGATTGTAGTCTTCATCCCATCAGCGATCACCCCATCCCCGTCTTTCCAGCTTCCTTCATTTGGACAGGAttaatttggcgtcgtctgtggaagCATAGCCTGCATCCGAATATGGAAAAGTTGGACGACTCACAATAATGACGCTAACGCAAGAGGATCTCGATGCACTGAAAGCTCGAGTGAcgaagatattggagcaacaacaataAGCATTGGCCGATCGACCAACACATGAGCTTGCTGCCTTTGCAGCAGATCAACAGACTAAAAGAGGAGATCAAGTTGATCAACTTTTCGCTCGGCAGCCAAATAGGAGATCGATTAGCTCCTATGGGGACACTGGTAATATGCCAGCCCCCTTTAACCGAGCACTACCATGGGCTCCCCGAAAAGAAAGGGGTCGAGCGGATAGAGATTggggatcttcctcggatgaggTGCCCGTACGGGATGCACGAAAGGGAAAAGCGCCGAGGGAAGACAACTCGCCCAACGGGTCAATCAACAATTTTCGGAGGGGATCCTAAATggccctctgccaaagcattacaCCCCGCTgacgatcggagagtacaatggaacaaccgaTCCCGACGATCATTTGGCTAAGTTTGACAACGCGGCCACCCTTCAATAGTACATGGACGGGGTGAAATGCTGAGTATTCCTTACTACTCTATCTGGATCGACGCACGATGGTTAAATGGTTGCCAAACAGCTCGATTTACAACTTTATGGACTTCCGAGCAGCATTCCTACACCACTTTGCTAGTAGTCGCTGCCACCAGAAGACTAGCATGAATCTCTTCTCATTGAAGCAAGGGCCCCGAGAGGTCCTGAGGGTCTATAtccagcgcttcaatcaggtggcgatgAACATTCCAGCAGTCTCCTCATACGTGTTGGTAAACGCCTTCACCATAGGGCTCACCAAGGGAGAGTTCTTTCAATCGCTCATTCGGCGGCTGCCGAAGGACTTTGGTCATCTCCAAAAGAAGGCCAATGAgtatattaatgtggaagaagcctaaATGACAAGGAAGACAGAGACGGATGCTGAGCTCATAGTAGCATCCGAGCGGTGTCAATCGAGCAGTCATCAGCTACCTAAAGGGCCCCGATCGGAAGCCCCTGCACATCAGGAGACTAAGTCACATGTCGTACAGCAGGTGGCGGCCACGTGTCCAAGAGGCAAGAGGTGAGTACAAATGTTTTGCACTTTCGACCAATCAACAACGTACAACACCAAGGACTGCTACGACCTGGCAGCTAGTAGGTTGGTTCTGCGCGGATACCACCGCAATTCACCACTTCCAAATCGGCATCATAGAAGTTGATCTGCAGAacgaaggaaggaggagaggacgACCGAGCCACGCCACCACCATAGGGACTGAATCCCTGCCCGAGCCTCTTCCGAATGGACCAGACCATCCGCAAGGGAAGAAGAGAACCGGAATAAGGTCGCTCGAAGGGAGATAGGAATGATTGCCGGAGGACCGACCATCAGAGATTTTAACGGAGCAAGGAAGTTACATGCTCGACGGCTCGAGATACATGTTGTTGGCTGCAGTAATGAAAAAGCTTagggacccgaaattagtttcgggcctaAGGATTTGGAAGGAGTGGAGGTCCCCCACAATGATACCTTAATCATCTGAGTGATAATTGCCAATTATACTGTCCATCGaatttttattgatacagggagctTGGTAAATCATATAGCGAAAGGTATTCGACCAATTACAAATTGATCGGAATGAACTGCTACCAATAACGACTCCGCTCTACGGCTTCACGAGCAATGAAGTGTTGTCGATCTATCAGATCaagttagtcatctcactcggagAAGAACCCCTGAAGTGGACAAGAACCACAAATTTCATAGTGGTAGACACACCCTCAGCCTACAATATTATTTTGGGTCAACCGACACTCAATGAGTTTCGAGTGGTGGTATCCACCTactgccagaaaatcaagtttcTAGTGAGGGACAAGGTGGGTGAGGTCAAAGGAGATCAACTGGCCGCTTGGTgttgttacgtcgagatggtcagaaCGGAAGCATGAGCCGCTCAGAAGACACCTCGCCTGGAGGTGAACGCTATCACTGAACCCCCCCCTGTTGGTCTACGAAGAGAAAGAAGGAGTTTAGATCCACCCTAACCGCCCGGAAGCAACTACTTTTATTGCTGTCGATCTAGAGGGTGAGAAAAAGATGGAGCTAATAGCCTGCCTCAGACAGAATCACGACATGTTCGCTTGGTCGACACGCGAGCTTTCTAGTGTTTCGCCAAGTGTGGCTCAGCACGAGttacacgtccgaccggactctCGACCAGT contains:
- the LOC122010500 gene encoding uncharacterized protein LOC122010500; the protein is MVKWLPNSSIYNFMDFRAAFLHHFASSRCHQKTSMNLFSLKQGPREVLRVYIQRFNQVAMNIPAVSSYVLVNAFTIGLTKGEFFQSLIRRLPKDFGHLQKKANEYINVEEA